The Erinaceus europaeus chromosome 13, mEriEur2.1, whole genome shotgun sequence genome segment CACACTAGAGCAGAAATCATCCCCAAATACTTCTGGAATGGCCCAAGGCTCCCTTCACTGCAGACACTGATTCTCTTCAGGACCTGTTGTCTACACCCACTCCTCCCAGCACCTCTACAACTCCTGCTATCCCACTAGCTCACCTCCTCAATCCAGTCATTGAAGGCAGAAACACGTGTGAATACCGTGGGCTTCTTGCGGGTGTTACAGCCAAATGCAGAAACAAAGCTGGTTACACCATGTACCTGCCAGGTACCATCAGCTGTGGGgcagttgaggggtcctccagaGTCACCCTGAAATGGGAAGAGAGCAGGGTAGGGTTGAGTTAGGTCTGAGCCTTAAGGAAGTGGGGATTTGGGGTATTTTAAGAGATCCCTTTATTAATGATCTTTCTGAGCCTTAGTTTCCTCCTTTGTAATGGGGAATAATATCTATCTTATAGGCTcttgtgagaattaaatgagatgACAAGTAGTCTTAGGTCAATGCATAGGAAAGAGGAAGTTCTCAGTAAAATGTAGTTCCAGGTACCTGAGAGGGGGTGCAGTGGCTACagcattggacttaaaagcatcaaGTCCTGAGGTCAGTCTCTTGCATGatatgtgccagagcaatgcctttttatttcttgtgttaataaacacatcttaaatattttttaaaaattttaagagctgttttctttttttaaagtctttataactttatttatttttgtttgatagaacagagagaaattgaggggggagataaggagagacagaaagacaccttcagttctgcttcagcactcatgaaatgTTGCCCCTAGGGgtctgaacctgtgtccttgtacacttaaccagatgcacccagGTCCAATAAATACacctcaaaaaagaaagaaagaaagaaagaaagaaagaaagaaagaaagaaagaaagaaagaaagaaaggaggaaagaaagaaaaagaaaagaaagaaatgatagcagcccagaaggtggcaccaGTGGGTAAAGCGTCTGACTCCGAAGCATGAggttatatgccagagtgatgctctggttctcactcctcttctttctcataaataaataaatcttaaataaataaatagtggcttCCACTACTCCCATTATATAGTCCCTCCTGTAATAAGATTTATTATGTCAATACTAACattatttataatattaatatGAATTATTAATTGGAATGAATATTAATATCAATGGCTTTAAATTAAACCAATAATATTATTTATACTTATAATACAATAACAGTAAGACTTAACTGTAACTTAAGGATAGCAGAGTTGaaagttactttatttttttatttttttgccttcagggttattgttggggcttggcacctgcactacgaatccactgctcctggaggccattttttcccttttgttgcccttcctgttGCTTATCggtggtgttgttactattattgttgtcattgttgttggataggacagagagaaatggagagaggagaggaagacaaagagggggagagaaagatagacacctgcagacttgctttcaccgcttgtaaagcaactcccctgcaggttaggagccggggtctcgaaccgggatccttatgcaggtccttgcgttttgtgccacatgtgctcaacctgctgcgctaccacctggcccccagttactttattttttattttttaaaaacttttaaaaaatcttttttaagattttgcctATGAGAAtgctaggagagaaagaaccagacatcattctggtacatgtgcttctggttatcaaactcaggacctcatgcttgagtgtccagtcCTTTAtgtactgcgccacctcccggaccactagctGAAagttactttacttatttttttaaatattttatttattagtgaaagggaaaggagagagagaaagaaccagatatctttctggtacatgtgctgccagggattgaactcatgacctcatgcttgaaaaaccaacattttatccactgcactacctcctggaccacactttacTTACTTTTTCATTTGATATAACAGAATGAGGGGGTCTGGGAaattagtataatggttatgtaaaagactttcacgtctaaggctctgagatcgcaggttcaatccccagcaccaccataagccagagctgagcagtgctctgatatatataccactaaaattaaaaaataaaattaattaatttaaaaagtgaatctTGAGCTTTAAAACAAACTAGCAAAGCACATGCTGATATAACAATTGAGTATCcgcagacagagaaaaagaatctTTAACCTGTCTCAACcttataaaaaagtaataattcacaattgataagacaaagaaattgagagaggagggggagatagagagggatagaaactgagagacatcTACATtatttacttcactgcttgtaaagcttccctcctgcagatgggaagcagtgcctcaaaccctggtccttgcacaagggTAACATACGCACAAGGGCACCACTGCTGGGCTCCTGAAGATGATTTTAGATGTCACAGTATTGCTGGGCCCATGAAGAAGCCTGAAAGCCAGTGTGGGGCATGGACTCGCCCCAGATCAAGCCAGTGTGAGCAGGGACCAGGATTCAGTGAGTAGTTCTGACTCCTGGGTCAGGGCTGTTGCTTGCACTAGGCTGATTTCCTCCAAGTCTTGCCTGATAGGAGGTTACATGGGGCAAACAGGCCCATTCTTCTGCCTTTGGGGCAGGTGGCAGAGGTACCCCAGGGCCCAGCATGCCCAGCCAAGCAGGTGAGAACTCACATTGCACCCGGAGCGAATGTCCCCGCCAGCACAAACCATGGTGGTCTTCACGGAGCTGCCCCACCAGTCCCACTTAGAGCAGTGCTCATGGTCCACTACGGGCAGCAGGGCCTGCTGCAGCTTGTCTGGGAGTGGCCCTCCAGCTGTGGGAATAACATACTGAGGAGGGGTTCCTGAGTGGCTGCAGTCTGGGAGTCAGGGCTGGGGGGAGTTGAGGCAAGTGACTCTTTTGTTCTGATAGTGACCTTGTGGTCACTTGCTTGCCTTGTCAGCCATAGCTGCCTGGCATACAGGAGGCACTGAAAGTATTCAACCGAATGCATTCTACACTTGAGAGGCTGAAGAGAAGGCAAAAAGTGCAGGGACCCAACCTGCTGtagctctcacccccagcctgcaCAGCCCAGCTTCCAGCTCACTCTCCCCCCAGTTTGCCAGAGTTAATCACATACTGTACAGGCGACCCCAGCCGCTGATGTAGCAGGGTGCCTCATTGGGTAGGATATCGCCAGCAGGAGGGAGGCAGGCCAGCTGCACTGTGTCTCCCAGTTGTGCACTGTGTGACAGCTTGATGAGGGCGATGTCATTGCTGAGGAGAAAAGAAACATTATAAGGAACTAggccaatggtt includes the following:
- the LOC103113104 gene encoding chymotrypsin-like elastase family member 3B; translated protein: MFWLLSSLLFVALASGCGRPSINPASRVVNGEDAVPYSWPWQVSLQYERNGEYYHTCGGSLIAPDWVMTAGHCISSSLTYQVVLGEYNQAETEGPEQVIPINPEDLFVHPLWNPNCVACGNDIALIKLSHSAQLGDTVQLACLPPAGDILPNEAPCYISGWGRLYTGGPLPDKLQQALLPVVDHEHCSKWDWWGSSVKTTMVCAGGDIRSGCNGDSGGPLNCPTADGTWQVHGVTSFVSAFGCNTRKKPTVFTRVSAFNDWIEETMASH